In a genomic window of Phacochoerus africanus isolate WHEZ1 chromosome 6, ROS_Pafr_v1, whole genome shotgun sequence:
- the MOS gene encoding proto-oncogene serine/threonine-protein kinase mos: MPSPFPRRRCLPGDFSPSVDSRPCSSPCELPGPTGKLFLGGTPPRALRLPRRLAWCSIDWEQVCLLRRLGAGGFGSVYKATYHGVPVAIKQVSRCTKNRLASQRSFWAELNVARLRHANIVRVVAASTRTPAAFDSLGSIIMEFGGNVTLHQVIYGATGCPEEDGPPCSAGEQLNLEKCLKYSLDVVSGLLFLHSQGIVHLDLKPANILISEQDVCKISDFGCSERLEDLRFRPRHHLGGTYTHRAPELLKGEPVTPKADIYSFAITLWQMTTRQVPYSGERQHVLYAVVAYNLRPSLSAAVFTESVSGKKLEDIIQCGWTAPAQQRPSAQLLLLDLRTLQAELG, translated from the coding sequence ATGCCCTCACCTTTCCCTCGGCGCCGGTGCCTGCCGGGCGACTTCTCCCCGTCGGTGGACTCGCGGCCCTGCAGCAGCCCCTGCGAGCTCCCGGGGCCGACAGGGAAGCTCTTCCTGGGGGGCACCCCACCCCGGGCCCTGCGCCTTCCTCGCCGGCTGGCCTGGTGCTCAATAGACTGGGAACAGGTGTGCCTGCTGCGGCGGCTGGGAGCCGGGGGCTTCGGCTCGGTATACAAGGCCACCTACCACGGCGTGCCTGTGGCCATCAAGCAGGTGAGCAGATGCACCAAGAACCGGCTGGCATCCCAGCGCAGTTTCTGGGCCGAGCTCAACGTCGCTCGGCTCCGCCACGCCAATATCGTGCGCGTGGTGGCCGCCAGCACGCGCACACCAGCGGCCTTTGACAGTCTGGGCAGCATCATCATGGAGTTCGGCGGCAACGTCACCTTACACCAGGTCATCTATGGCGCTACGGGCTGTCCAGAGGAGGACGGGCCTCCCTGCAGTGCTGGGGAGCAATTGAACTTGGAGAAGTGTCTCAAGTATTCCCTGGATGTGGTCAGTGGCCTGCTTTTCCTGCACTCCCAAGGCATTGTGCACTTGGACCTGAAGCCAGCGAACATTCTGATCAGTGAGCAGGACGTCTGCAAAATCAGCGACTTTGGTTGCTCCGAGAGGCTGGAAGATCTGCGCTTCCGGCCTCGGCACCACCTGGGCGGCACGTACACCCACCGAGCCCCCGAGCTCCTCAAAGGCGAGCCCGTCACCCCAAAAGCGGACATCTACTCCTTTGCCATCACCCTCTGGCAGATGACCACCAGGCAGGTGCCTTACTCAGGGGAGCGTCAGCACGTGCTCTACGCGGTGGTGGCCTACAATCTCCGTCCGTCCCTCTCGGCGGCAGTCTTCACCGAGTCCGTCTCTGGGAAGAAACTGGAGGACATCATCCAGTGCGGCTGGACGGCCCCTGCGCAGCAGCGGCCCAGCGCACAACTCCTCCTGTTGGACCTTCGCACTCTACAAGCTGAACTGGGCTGA
- the RPS20 gene encoding 40S ribosomal protein S20: MAFKDTGKTPVEPEVAIHRIRITLTSRNVKSLEKVCADLIRGAKEKNLKVKGPVRMPTKTLRITTRKTPCGEGSKTWDRFQMRIHKRLIDLHSPSEIVKQITSISIEPGVEVEVTIADA; encoded by the exons ATG GCCTTTAAGGACACTGGCAAGACTCCCGTGGAGCCGGAAGTTGCGATTCACCGGATTCGGATCACCCTCACCAGCCGCAACGTGAAGTCTTTGGAGAAGG TGTGTGCTGACCTGATCAGAGGCGCGAAGGAGAAGAACCTCAAAGTGAAGGGACCGGTGCGGATGCCCACCAAG ACTCTGAGAATAACTACGAGAAAAACTCCTTGTGGTGAAGGTTCCAAGACTTGGGATCGTTTTCAGATGAGGATCCACAAGCGACTCATAGACCTGCACAGCCCTTCTGAGATTGTTAAGCAGATCACATCCATCAGTATTGAACCAGGAGTCGAGGTTGAAGTCACCATTGCAGATGCTTAA